The Pelodiscus sinensis isolate JC-2024 chromosome 5, ASM4963464v1, whole genome shotgun sequence genome includes a region encoding these proteins:
- the DRD5 gene encoding D(1B) dopamine receptor, whose protein sequence is MLQSPGENQSRLSPPLPLSLLLQQLGPPAVGAGEPPGAPGPAQMVAGSLLSLLILWTLFGNVLVCVAIIRFRHLRSKVTNIFIVSLAVSDLLVALLVMPWKAVAEVAGYWPFGAFCNVWVAFDIMCSTASILNLCVISVDRYWAISSPFRYERKMTQRVALVMISVAWALSVLISFIPVQLNWHKGGEAVADGGGELDTTWAAAGTGTGTATWAEGIGTTWTAVMRPSEGTPSSNETHEGQAESCDSSLNRTYAISSSLISFYIPVAIMLVTYTRIYRIAQVQIRRISSLERAAEHAQSCRSNHVDCHHHTSLKTSIRKETKVLKTLSVIMGVFVCCWLPFFILNCMVPFCESPPNDPHASLPCVSETTFNIFVWFGWANSSLNPIIYAFNADFRKVFSNLLGCSEFCSSTPVETVNISNELISYNQDTLFHKEIVTAYVNMIPNVVDCNDDPFDRMSQISPDHEIATDSVCELDCEGEISLDKITPFTTNGLH, encoded by the coding sequence ATGCTCCAGTCTCCAGGGGAGAATCAGTCTCGGCTCTCCCCGCCTCTCCCACTTTCGCTGCTgttgcagcagcttgggccgCCTGCAGTGGGCGCTGGGGAGCCGCCCGGGGCTCCGGGCCCAGCGCAGATGGTAGCTGGCAGCCTGCTCTCCCTGCTGATCCTCTGGACGCTGTTCGGCAACGTGCTGGTGTGTGTGGCCATCATCCGCTTCCGGCACCTGAGGAGCAAGGTCACCAACATCTTCATTGTGTCCTTGGCCGTCTCTGACCTCTTGGTGGCCCTCCTGGTGATGCCCTGGAAGGCAGTGGCCGAGGTGGCTGGCTACTGGCCCTTTGGGGCTTTCTGCAATGTCTGGGTGGCCTTTGATATCATGTGCTCCACCGCTTCCATTCTGAACCTCTGCGTGATCAGCGTGGACAGGTACTGGGCCATCTCCAGCCCTTTCAGGTACGAGAGGAAGATGACCCAGAGGGTGGCTTTGGTGATGATCAGCGTGGCTTGGGCTTTGTCAGTCCTCATCTCCTTCATCCCGGTCCAGCTTAACTGGCATAAGGGCGGGGAGGCTGTTGCTGATGGTGGGGGTGAACTTGACACCacctgggctgcagcaggcacaggcaCTGGCACTGCCACCTGGGCGGAAGGGATTGGCACCACTTGGACAGCAGTCATGAGACCCTCTGAGGGGACCCCCAGCAGCAATGAGACCCATGAAGGACAGGCTGAGAGCTGTGATTCCAGCCTCAACAGGACCTATGCTATCTCCTCTTCACTGATCAGCTTTTATATCCCAGTGGCCATCATGCTAGTCACTTACACACGGATCTACCGTATTGCTCAAGTGCAAATCCGCAGGATCTCCTCCCTGGAGAGGGCAGCTGAGCATGCACAGAGCTGCCGGAGCAACCACGTTGACTGCCACCACCACACCAGCCTCAAGACTTCCATCAGAAAAGAGACTAAGGTCTTGAAGACCCTGTCAGTCATCATGGGAGTCTTTGTCTGTTGCTGGCTGCCCTTCTTCATCCTGAACTGCATGGTTCCCTTCTGTGAGAGCCCTCCTAATGACCCACATGCTAGCCTTCCCTGTGTCAGTGAGACCACCTTTAATATTTTTGTCTGGTTTGGTTGGGCCAACTCATCCCTTAATCCCATCATCTATGCTTTCAATGCTGACTTCAGGAAGGTTTTCTCCAACCTTTTAGGGTGCAGTGAGTTTTGCTCTAGCACTCCAGTGGAGACTGTCAATATAAGCAATGAACTCATCTCCTACAATCAAGACACCCTTTTCCATAAGGAAATAGTGACTGCTTATGTCAACATGATCCCTAATGTGGTTGATTGCAATGATGATCCTTTTGACAGGATGTCCCAGATCTCGCCAGATCATGAGATTGCCACAGATTCTGTGTGTGAGCTAGACTGTGAGGGGGAGATCTCTCTAGACAAAATAACACCTTTTACCACAAATGGTTTACATTAA